The DNA sequence GGTCGCCCTTCAACGCGGATTTCTGTGTGGAAACCCATACGGCGCCAAACCGCGTCACAAACAGGATAACCGAGAGCGTGATGCCCGCTAGAAGAAGACTTATGCTGGAAATCGACGCGATTATGCCTAAGAACACAAAGAAGAATGTCCGTATGAGGAAGGCGATTTCAGCTTGGAACCGCCTAAGACCCTTGCTTACGGTAAAGGGGACTTTCTCGTCTTCGTTTCGGTCCTCGTTTATCCGAAAGACCTTGAAGAGTTCCCGCTCGTTACCCAAGATTAAGCCGAACAGCAACGCAGCCAACGCGCCGCTTCCACCCATGCTTTCAGTGGCGGCGTAGCCAAGCAGAACCATGCCTAAAGTTAGCATGTAGGAGAAGGGCATATGGGCTACTTTTCGCAGGGCAAACAGCCAGGCAACCCCCATAGCTACACCGATTAGGATTCCGATTAAGAATTTCGCCGCTATCCCCCCAATGATGCCGCCGAAATCCGCGTGCCCCGTCACAATAACATCGATGAGTGAGAGAGTTATGACGATGCAGAGGATGTCGGTGATGGCGGATTCTAAAATCAATATGATGGCGCCTTTCTGGCTAATTTTAATCCTGCTGGCCAGCGAAATCACCACGACCGAGCTGCTGCCGCCCACGATGCTGCCGAAGAGTAAACCATACACCAGCGGCACGCCAAACACCACCACGGTGAAGGCGCAGACGCCCAGGAGGCTGAAGATGAAACCTAAAACCGCCAGCGTCACAGCGCGGGGGCTGTTATGCAGGACCCGTTTAATGTCAAGGCCCATGCCGCCGTCGAAGAGGATGAATGCGAGGGCTAAGGCTGCGATGTAGGGCGCGAAGTCTTTAACGGTGGTGGGGCTGAATATCCCCAGGATTGGGCCGAAGAGCACACCCAGAAAGATGAGGATGAGCATGTCGGGCAACCCGGTTTTCTTGAATAGGTAGTTGCCTAGAAAGCCAATTAACACGATTAGTGCACTGATTATTAGGGCTACTGAGACGCTGTCGACCAAGGGGCATCAACAAAGCTATGCCCCGTGTTGTTTTTAATGTTTTTCAAAGAATCAGCCCTAACTTCCTATGGCACGGCGCCAAAGCCACCCCAGGACTGAAGAGAGTTGGGGAGAAGAACTCAAAGCTGCCCTAATAACTGTAAATTAACTTTATAACTAAGATTATGGGGTTTGGTTAAAAATCAAATTGACTCTGTCAACCGATGAGGTGCAAACCTTGCGGATGCCTCTTTTTCCACGCTCATATGTCACGGTGATCAGGTTTAAGTCCTCAAGCTGGCGTACCTGCTCGCTGATGTAGGCTTCACTTAACTCAAGCCGTTTGGATATTGTGGTGACGTCTAGGTGCTCTGTGCAAAGCATCTGCATCATCCTAAAGGTTGTTGCGTTGAGGGCATCAGCAATTTTCAGGGCTTTTTCGCCGGAAGCGGAAATTTCTCTAGGCAGCAAGGTTTTAACCACCCCTCCGTAAAATCAATAGGGGATATTAATCTTTTACTATAATGCTTATCTACAAAAGAATATAATAAATCAGTTTTTCGCTTGGTTGTTTCTGTCACATGGCACCTATTGTGGTTAAAATAAACAGGATATATATGAAGAGGAAAACTGCTCCTTCCCGATGGCCGATTTGCCCGCGTGAGAGGAAGTACCAGAAGAACATGTTGGTGATTATCGAAAACAGGACTAGATTCTGGAAAATGCCTGTATTCATCTCTATGGGGGTGCCTAAAAGCCCCGGAATAAAGAGGGTTACCCCAAGGATTAAAGTGATGTTTACGAAGCTGCTGCCGATGACGTCGCCGAAGGCAAGTCCCGAGTGCCCCCGAAGCATCGCCCGTATATCCAGCGATAACTCAGGCAGGCTTGTGCCGATGGCGATGATGGTTGCGCCGATTATCTGCTGAGACAGCCCCGCGGCTTGAGCTATGCTAACAGCTGCCTCAACAAGGAAGTACGCGCTTACAACAACCCCCAGTGCCCCCGCCACGGTTAAGAGTATGTAGCGTTTCAGCCGGTTTTTATCTTCCTGGGTGACGGGGTCGGTTTCCTCTTGGGGTATGCGGACCTTGGAAAGCTGGTACATGTAGCCGATGAATATCCCGATTAGAACGAGCCCCACCAGCCAGGTTGCGGTGGTGAAGAAAATCAGGGCAACGGGTATGATGGAGGAGATGAAGAGACCGAAGTATATGCTGCTGAGTTCGGATTTGGCGAAGGATGGGATGATGTTGCAGTCGGGGGGATTGGGTTGACCCGCCTTTTTGGCTCTTCGGCGGCAGGTGAAGTAGATGATGACGCTGGCTAACCCCACCACAAGGCAGATGTTGACGATGTTGGAACCCACCACGTTTCCGATTGAGAGCGCGGCGCCGCCGGAAAAGGCTGCGGTGAACGCCACCGTTAACTCAGGCAGGGAAGTGGAGAACGCTAAAAGGCTAAAGCCCACTGCTGTTTTGCCCAGGCGGGTAACGTTTGAAACTTTTACTGCGTGATTGATGGTGACGCTGCTTGCGTAGTTGAGGACGACAAAGGAGACGCCTATGATTACTATGTTGATTATCATTTGGGTTGCAGCGTCTACCATAAGGTAAGCCTCCTCAAAACTGCCAGATTATACGCTTGCCACTAAATAAAACTATCATTGTATGGGATAAAACGTTTAGCTTACAATGTGTCGCCTCAGCCCTTGAAACAGACGTGTACTCAGAGCACAGCCAAAACAGCTATTACCGCTGAGGCAACAAACGGCAGCAGCATCAGTAAATCAACACTGAAAAACCCCGGCAGAACAAAACACAGCGATGCGCTTACCACAAAAACCAAAATCGCCAAGCTCTTTGCTCTGTTCCATGAAGGCACCGTGGCTACGCCTAAAAGGTCTTGGTAGAGGAGTTTGCGGTGGCTGAAAAAGCCGTAGCCTAGCGCCAGCAGGATTGCGCCTAAAACAATCGCCCATAACGCGTCGGAGGCAATTATCATGAAGCTGGTCATAACAAACGGCAGCGAATACAGCCAGAGCAATCCGTAGCCGATGATTAAGCCGCAGATGGTACACGCTAAAACAGCAAGGGCCACAAACAAGCCTATTTTTTTGGGGCTTTTCAGGTCAGGCTTTTGGTTTGTCATTGCTGCCCAGAGCTTGTAGGGTAAATATGCGATTAGGAAGTTGCCGACGAACCCAAACACGCTTATTGGGTTTAATCCACCTGTTGAGGCGTCATAGATGAGGTTGCCCACTGCGGTGCCCCAGGCTGCTGCCGGACCGAAGAGAAAAGAAAAAGCCATCGGAATACCCATGCCTAAACGGAGATAGTCGGCGTCTCCAGCGAAGACGTTGAAGTTCTGGAAGGGATAAATCAGGGCGGGATACAGCACCGCGGTAACTGCGAAGTAACTGATCATTTTGGGGTTTTTCCACATTGAAACTAAATCCAGCATACCCGTTGCCCAGAACAAGCAATGGCTGTGCAGCTTAAAAATTTTAATGCCCTCCGCGGGGTTGTGAAGGTTTGATGTAGGTTTAAATGTTAATTAAAAATAATACCTCATGGAGGCTAAGCGCTGTGTCATATGTGTTTAATATTCCCTATCGAAGCAACCTTAAACTCAAGGCGGTTATGGATAAAGTGAAGGATAACCGTAAACTCCAAACCTACTGGAGGTGCTCCAACGTCATGGCGATCGAGCGGATGGGCTACACCGACCACGGCCCCACCCATGTGAAGATAGTGGCTAACCTCTCGCTGATGCTTCTGCGTATCCTTGTGGAAAAGAAGCTGATTACCCCCAGCGTCGTGGAGAATTATAAACTCAAAAACGATGATGCAGAAGTGGTGGTGGTTCTCGGCTCTATACTGCATGATTTAGGCATGATTGTTCAGCGGCAAAATCACGAGCAATACAGCGCCTTTTTGGCTTTAGATATAATTGAAGACCTCCTCCAACCCAGCTACAACGAAGAGGAACGCGCCATACTCACCTCGGAGGTGCTCCACACCATCGTCACCCATGAGCAGCCGCCTAACCACCAAGCCGCCAACCGCGTCTTAACCAAGGAAGCAGGCATAGTCGGCATCGCAGACGCCTTAGACATGGAGTCTGGACGAGCACGCATTCCCTTCCAAGCCGGCAAAATCGACATTCACGCCGTTTCGGCGTTAAGCATAGAGAAGGTGGAGGTTGAAACATCCGAGTCGGGTCCCAAACCCATAACAATAAAAATCAAGATGTCTAATTCTGCTGGTGTCTTCCAAATCGACGAGCTCCTAAAGCCCCGTATAGTTAATTCTGGGCTGGAGCAGTTTTTCCATGTGATTGCTGAAATCACCGGCGAGAAGGAGACGCGTATTATCGAGAAATTCGAGATTTAGAGCCTTGGAGGCGCATTGGTGAATTATCAGTATGATGTTGTAGTTGTCGGCGGCGGCATCTCAGGGTTATATGCTGCCTACACCGCTGCACAGGGCGGCTTGCGGGTTGCCGTAGTAAGCAAGGTACACGTCGCCCGTTCGCATTCGGTGGCGGCGCAGGGAGGCATAGCAGCGAGCCTTGGCAACGAGGAAATGGACCGCTGGGAATGGCACTTCTATGACACCGTAAAAGGCAGCGATTTCCTAGCCGACCAAGACGCCGCTGAAGTCCTCGCAAAAGAAGCGCCCGCGGCGGTTTATGCGCTTGAGCATCTGGGTGTGCCCTTTAGCCGTGACGGCGCAGGCAAAATCGATCAGCGCCGCTTCGGCGGACACACCAAAAACTTCGGCGAAGCCCCCATCCAGCGTGCCTGCTACGTTTCCGACCGCACTGGCAGAGCCATCATGGATACCCTCTACGACCACTGCCTCCAAGCCAACGTCGTCTTCCACAACGAAGTCTACATTCACCAGCTGCTCTTTTCCCCTGACAGCTGCTGCGGCGCCGCCGGCTACGACCTGCAAACCACCACAACCCAGGTGTTCCATGCTAAGGCCGTTGTGTTGGCGACGGGCGGCTGCGGAAAAATCTACCAAACCACCAGCAACGGCTTCGCATCCACCGGCGACGGCTTGGCTTTGGCGCTTGATGCGCATGTGCCGCTCCAGGATATGGAGTTTATGCAGTTTCACCCCACCGGCATCTATGGCTTAGGCATCCTGATCAGTGAGGCAGCAAGGGCGGAAGGCGGGGTACTCCGCAATAGGCTGGGCGAGCGCTTCATGGAGCGGTATGCGCCGACGCTTCTGGATTTGGCTCCCCGAGACATCGTTTCACGCGCCATTCTCTGTGAAGTCGCTGAGGGCAGAGGCATAGACGGCAAAGACTACGTGTATTTGGATCTGCGGGGTATAGGCAAAGAACGCCTATCCCTTAAGTTGCCTGAAATACTCAGTTTCGTAAAAACCTATTTAGGCATTGACGCCGCTGAGGCTCCGATACCGGTTGCGCCGACCTGCCATTACATGATGGGCGGCATCCCAACTGACACATATGGGCATGTGCTGATGGATAGTTCAGGCAAAATCCTGCCGAGCCTTTATGCAGTGGGCGAATGCGGCTGCGTAAGCGTGCATGGCGCTAACCGGTTAGGCTGCAACTCACTCATCGACCTAGTTGTGTTCGGTAACCGGGCGGGGCAGGCGCTCATAGAGGACCTTAAAGGCAAAGCGTTTGCGCCGCTTCCCTATCAGGCAGAAAATGTTGTGGCTGACCGAATCAGCGGTCTTCTTGATGCCCAGGGTTTTGAGCGGGTTTCGATCCTTCGGGAAAGCATGCAGAAACTCATGACTGCAAACGTTAGCGTTTTTAGGGACAAACAAGGCCTCATAGCGGCGCTAAAGAAGATTCGCCAGCTAAAGAAGCGCAGTTTACACGTTGGCTTAACCGATAAGGGCACCGTTTTTAACTACGAGCTAGCAGAGGCTTTAGAGTTCAGTAACATGCTGAGGGTTGCCGAATGCATCGTTGCCTGCGCGATTTCCCGCACCGAAAGCCGCGGAGCACATTTCCGAAGCGACTACCCCAAACGCAACGACAATGAATGGCTCATGCATACCCTAATCGGCGAAACCGCCTCGGGGCTCATGGTAAACTACAAGCCCGTTTCCATCACGCAGTTTACGCCCCAACCCAGGAGGTACTAAAGTGGAAATAACCCTTAAAATCCGCCGCTTCAACCCCCAAACCGACAGCCACCCCCACTACGACAGCTTCCAAATATCGGCGGAGCCCACTGAGCGGCTGCTGGATTGCCTAAACCGCATCCGCCAAACCCAAGATAGCACCCTGGCGTTTCGCATGTCCTGTGCCCATGGCGTCTGCGGCAGCGACGGCTTAACCGTTAACGGGCAAGCGGTGCTGGCATGCCAAAAACTCGTCAGGGACTTCGATTACAGCAAAGAAATCCTCATCGAGCCGCTGCGTTACTTTGAGGTTGTTAAGGATTTAGTGGTTGACCTTGACCCCTTCTTTGAACGCATCAAATCCATCGCGCCTACTCCGCTACATGGCTCCGAGCCCATTTTCCCCGCCGCTGAGAGGCTCCAAAGCGTCGAGGAACGCAGCCGATACGACGATGCCCTCAAATGTATCCTCTGCGGCTGCTGCTACAGCGCCTGTCCCGTGCTGACTGAGCAGGATGAGGAGTTTTTGGGTCCGGCGGCTGTGCTGCGAGCGCAACGCTACATCTACGACACACGCACCGCCGACGCCTCGGAGCGCTTGGCGATACTGCAGAGGCCTCATGGCATTTGGGGCTGCAAAAGCTACTATATGTGCACGCTTGTTTGTCCAAAGAACATTAAAGTAACTGCCTCCATAGTTAGAACCAAAAAGAAAATAATAGCTAACAAACAAGCCAGTGAGACGAAAGAGCCATGAGTACACGCAGAGAAATCGACCCCTTAGGCGAGCGGTATATCCCCAAAGACGCCTACTACGGAATACAGACGCTTCGGGCAACAGAGAATTTCCCCGTCAGCGGCGTCAAAGCACCCCTCCAAATCATCAAAGCCTATGTTCTCATAAAGAAAGCTGCTGCCACAGCCAACATGCAGGTAGGCTGGCTGGATAAGAAAATCGGCGGCGCAATCGTGGCGGCCTGCGACGAGGTTCTTGAAGGCAAACTCATCGACCAATTCGTCATCGACGTGTTCCAGGCGGGCGCAGGCACCAGCTTCAACATGAACACAAACGAAGTCCTAGCCAACCGTGCCTTGGAAATTTTGGGCAAGCCGCGGGGCGACTACAAAAGCGTAAGCCCCAACGACCACGTGAACATGGCGCAGTCAACCAACGACACCTACCCCACCGCCCTGCATGTTTCAGTGCTTCTTGCACTTCAGCCGCTGCTCTCCGCACTCGACGAGCTTTCAGACGCCTTTTTTGAGCTGGGCGAAAAATACGCTCATGTCCTCAAATCGGGCAGGACACACCTTCAGGATGCCGTTCCGGTTACGGTTGGGCAGGAGTTTAGCGCTTACGGCGCAAGCATTCATCACGCCGCCGCTGAACTACGCAAGAGGCAAGAAAATCTCTATGCGGTTGCTTTGGGCGCTACGGCAACGGGGACGGGAGCTAACAGCCACCCTGACTATGAGGAGCTTGCAGTAGCGGAGCTAGCGAAGCTTTCGGGTTTTCCTCTGCATCTGGCATGCAACAGCTTTGAGGCGCTGCAGAGCCATCGGAGGGCACAGACGGTTTCCAGCGGATTAAAAGAGCTTGCGCTCGAGCTTATCCGCATCGCTAATGATTTGCGGCTGCTTGCCTCTGGCCCCACAACGGGGCTGGCTGAAATCGTGTTGCCGCCCGTGCAGCCCGGCTCGTCGATTATGCCCGGCAAAGTTAACCCCGTTATGGCGGAATGCCTCGACATGGTCGCTTACCAGGTGGTCGGCTGCGACGCCGCGGTGGGTTTAGCAGTGCAGGCTGGGCAACTGGACCTAAACGTGATGACGCCCGCCATAGCTTACAACATGCTCTTCTCAATCCAAATCCTGAGCAATTACCTGCCTGTCTTCACCGAGAAATGCGTCAAGGGCATAACGGTGGATGAGAAACGCTGCGAAATGTATCTGGAGAAGAATCCGTCTCTTGCGACGCTTCTGGCGCCTAAAATCGGGTATCTGGAAGCCGCCAAAGTCGCCAAGCAGGCGCAGGCAGAGAACCGCACCGTCAAGGAGGTCGCGCTTGAAAGGGGCTTGCTTAGCAGGGAGGAGCTGGAGAGGATTTTCAGCCGCAGAAACCTCCTAAACGAGCCCTAGGCTACTGTGCCTATTTCTTTTTTGTTCTGTTTGAGTACAAGCAGCCACAACCAGAAAGCAGATGCCGCCGCAGCCCAAACAGAAAAGCTGCCGCCCACAAACCCCGCAGGTAGTTGTTGTGTAAAGGCAGATTGCCACAGCAACAACTATAGAAAAAGAACCGTCAATCCCGATTTCACCCTATATTTTTTGTCGCGTCCTTTCCTATGGGTTTAAAGGACAGTTGTTCTTTGATAATTTTGGCGAATGCTCTGTGAAATTGGCGTTTTGGCTTCTTGACATCAACCCCAAGGTGGACAAGGATGCAGTGGAGCTTTGGCTTTGGGGCATCACCGACTCAGGCGAGCGCATATTGGTAGTTGAACGCAACTTTTCTGCCTACTTCTACGCGGTCGTCGCCGAGAACGCGGATGCCCAGCGGGCGGCGGATGAGATCATGCGAATCCAAGGCGAGGCAGTTGCCAAAACCGAGGTGGTCAACCGCCGCTTCTTCGGCAAACCCGTGGAGGCCATAAAAGTCAGCCTCAAAGACGCCACCGCAGCAGGCAAAATCGCTAGGCAGCTCCGCCAAATCGAGGGAGTAGCAGACTGCCTTGAAGATGACATACGCGCCGCCATGCGTTACCTCATCGACTGCAATGTGGTGCCCTGCAGCTGGGTCGAACTCGACGCCTCCCAAGCAGAGAACACCTGCGGCGCTCGGGTTTCCAAGGTTTATGTTGCCCATTCGCTGCCCCGCCAACTCGACCGAGCCGATGTGCCGCCCCTTCGGGTTCTGGGTTTTAGCTTGATCTGCTACAGCCGCGAGGGCTCCCCAAGACCCGACCGCAACCCCATCCTTTTGCTCTCCACAGATGCAGGCAACGGCGAAACCCGCCAGTTCATCGTGGGTGAGGACCGAAACGACCGGCCAGTCCTCGAAGAATTCATCGGGTACATCGCCGGCTTTGACCCCGACGTCATCGCCAGCTACGGCGGCAACGCCGTGGATTGGGCCTATCTGCGGGGCAGAGCCAAAAAACATGGCTTAAAACTCAGCTTTGACCGCGCCGGCGTCGAACCCCACAGTAGCCTCTACGGGCACGTCTCCACGACGGGTGTAGTGAATGTGGATTTAGCGGATTTCATGGATGTTTTTCCCCAAGTTAAGGTTAAGACGCTCTACAACCTAGCTGACCACTTAGGCGTACTCAAAGACAGCGGCGCTTTGGTGGAGGATGTGGAGTACGCTGATTACTGGGATAGCCCAGCAAGCCGAGGCGATTTGGTAAGGTTTGGGCTGGATAACGCACGCAAAGTCGCCGCTTTGGCGGGGCTGCTTTTGGGCTTTGCTATGCAGCTCTCAAACCTGACCAGTCTGCCGCTGGATCATGTGATGACGGCGGCGCCGGGTTTCCGCATAGAATGGTACCTCATAGGGCGCGCCCAGAAAATTGGCGAGTTGGTTCCCAAGAGGCTTGAGCAGCCATATGTGCCCTACACCGGCGGCCTGGTGCTTTCGCCCAAACCTGGCTTGCACGAGAACATCGCGGTTTTAGACTTCAAATCCATGTACCCCAACATCATGATAACCTACAACCTTTCCCCCGACACCTACATCGCCCCCGAGCAGCCTGAGCCGCCGGAGGATGTCTATGTGGCTCCTGAAGTGGGATACCGCTTCCGCCGCTCACCGCCCGGATTCTACAAGGAAGCCCTCAGCCACCTCATCATGGTCCGAGGCGAGATACGGCAGAGAATGCGCCAGCTCAATGGGCAAACAGTGGAGTACCGCATTTTGGATGCACGCCAGAAAGCCGTTAAAATCATCACAAACGCAGCCTACGGCTATGCGGGGTGGGTGGGGGCACGCTGGTACATTAAGCCGGTAGCGGAGGCCGCGTCGGCTTGGGGCAGGCACATTGTTTTGGCTGCTTCGCAGATGGCAAAGCAGGCGGGTTTGGAGGTGGTGTACGGTGACACAGACAGCTTATTTGTCAGCTACGATCAGGCTAAGGCTATGCAGCTACGAGCAGACATTGAGCATCAGCAGAAGCTGGAAGTGGAAATCGGCGAGGTTTACCAGCGTATATTCTTCACTGAAGCCAAAAAACGCTATGCGGGTCTGCGCAGGGACGGCAGCCTAGACATCGTGGGTTTGGAGGTTATCCGCGGGGACTGGGCGGAAGTCGCAAAAACCGTGCAGGAGCATGTGCTTGAAATCATCCTGCGCGAGCAGTCACCCTCCAAAGCGGCGCAGTACGTGCGAGACGTCGTTGCTGATTTGCGCAAAAGAAAAGTGCCCCTCCATGACCTGATTATCTGGAAAACCCTCACCAAGCCCCCCGAGCAGTACGCCATAAAAGCGCCCCATGTGGAAGCGGCAAAGATGCTAAAGCAGCAGGGCTGGCGGCTAACGGGCGGCGACAAAGTCGGCTACGTGGTTCTGTCGGGGAAGGGGCGCCTCTACAGCCGCGTGAAACCCTACGTGTTCGCTAAACCCGCCGAAGTCGACGTCGAATATTATGTGACTCATCAGGTGCTTCCTGCGGCAACAAGGATTCTGGGTATGTTTAATGTGACAGAAAAGGAATTGCTCAAAAAAGAAGCAAAAGAAAGTGAAGAAATCCGCAGCCTAATGGATTATGTTTAGGCAGACGGCATAAAGCTCTGGAAGGTAACCAGTTCCACGTTGAGTGCGGGTTTAACGGCTTCGCTTATGCGTTGGGCCACGATGCGCTTGATGTTTTTGTCGCCTGCGATGTCAACTATGCGCTGTGTAATGATGCCGTCGAATACCACGGTGTCCACGCCGCCGACCTGCTGAAGCTTCTCGGCAAGCTGACTGACTGGCAACCGCTCGATAAGCTCAAGTTTATCGTTTAGCAGAACCGCTTCAAGGGTGCCGACGAGGGCTTTAGCCGCTTGGACTATTGTATCTGGAACTTCAACCTTGGGGCGCTCGGGCACAACTGGTTTTTTGGGTACAGGCGCCGGTGCAGGTTGGGGCGCTGGTTGCTGCTGTTGAGGTCTACCCCCGCCTTCTTT is a window from the Candidatus Bathyarchaeota archaeon genome containing:
- a CDS encoding QueT transporter family protein, encoding MLDLVSMWKNPKMISYFAVTAVLYPALIYPFQNFNVFAGDADYLRLGMGIPMAFSFLFGPAAAWGTAVGNLIYDASTGGLNPISVFGFVGNFLIAYLPYKLWAAMTNQKPDLKSPKKIGLFVALAVLACTICGLIIGYGLLWLYSLPFVMTSFMIIASDALWAIVLGAILLALGYGFFSHRKLLYQDLLGVATVPSWNRAKSLAILVFVVSASLCFVLPGFFSVDLLMLLPFVASAVIAVLAVL
- a CDS encoding cation:proton antiporter → MVDSVSVALIISALIVLIGFLGNYLFKKTGLPDMLILIFLGVLFGPILGIFSPTTVKDFAPYIAALALAFILFDGGMGLDIKRVLHNSPRAVTLAVLGFIFSLLGVCAFTVVVFGVPLVYGLLFGSIVGGSSSVVVISLASRIKISQKGAIILILESAITDILCIVITLSLIDVIVTGHADFGGIIGGIAAKFLIGILIGVAMGVAWLFALRKVAHMPFSYMLTLGMVLLGYAATESMGGSGALAALLFGLILGNERELFKVFRINEDRNEDEKVPFTVSKGLRRFQAEIAFLIRTFFFVFLGIIASISSISLLLAGITLSVILFVTRFGAVWVSTQKSALKGDQQIMTIVLTRGLAAAVLATLPAQYNLPYSDLFVDIAVVVIVSTAIMATVGTMLIGNKKPSAANEKNIDEQAKEKHKPGVTGSLLGGIKKLKPKRNNPKP
- a CDS encoding ArsR family transcriptional regulator; the protein is MLPREISASGEKALKIADALNATTFRMMQMLCTEHLDVTTISKRLELSEAYISEQVRQLEDLNLITVTYERGKRGIRKVCTSSVDRVNLIFNQTP
- the sdhA gene encoding succinate dehydrogenase flavoprotein subunit; the encoded protein is MNYQYDVVVVGGGISGLYAAYTAAQGGLRVAVVSKVHVARSHSVAAQGGIAASLGNEEMDRWEWHFYDTVKGSDFLADQDAAEVLAKEAPAAVYALEHLGVPFSRDGAGKIDQRRFGGHTKNFGEAPIQRACYVSDRTGRAIMDTLYDHCLQANVVFHNEVYIHQLLFSPDSCCGAAGYDLQTTTTQVFHAKAVVLATGGCGKIYQTTSNGFASTGDGLALALDAHVPLQDMEFMQFHPTGIYGLGILISEAARAEGGVLRNRLGERFMERYAPTLLDLAPRDIVSRAILCEVAEGRGIDGKDYVYLDLRGIGKERLSLKLPEILSFVKTYLGIDAAEAPIPVAPTCHYMMGGIPTDTYGHVLMDSSGKILPSLYAVGECGCVSVHGANRLGCNSLIDLVVFGNRAGQALIEDLKGKAFAPLPYQAENVVADRISGLLDAQGFERVSILRESMQKLMTANVSVFRDKQGLIAALKKIRQLKKRSLHVGLTDKGTVFNYELAEALEFSNMLRVAECIVACAISRTESRGAHFRSDYPKRNDNEWLMHTLIGETASGLMVNYKPVSITQFTPQPRRY
- a CDS encoding HD domain-containing protein, which produces MSYVFNIPYRSNLKLKAVMDKVKDNRKLQTYWRCSNVMAIERMGYTDHGPTHVKIVANLSLMLLRILVEKKLITPSVVENYKLKNDDAEVVVVLGSILHDLGMIVQRQNHEQYSAFLALDIIEDLLQPSYNEEERAILTSEVLHTIVTHEQPPNHQAANRVLTKEAGIVGIADALDMESGRARIPFQAGKIDIHAVSALSIEKVEVETSESGPKPITIKIKMSNSAGVFQIDELLKPRIVNSGLEQFFHVIAEITGEKETRIIEKFEI
- a CDS encoding DNA polymerase II, producing MKLAFWLLDINPKVDKDAVELWLWGITDSGERILVVERNFSAYFYAVVAENADAQRAADEIMRIQGEAVAKTEVVNRRFFGKPVEAIKVSLKDATAAGKIARQLRQIEGVADCLEDDIRAAMRYLIDCNVVPCSWVELDASQAENTCGARVSKVYVAHSLPRQLDRADVPPLRVLGFSLICYSREGSPRPDRNPILLLSTDAGNGETRQFIVGEDRNDRPVLEEFIGYIAGFDPDVIASYGGNAVDWAYLRGRAKKHGLKLSFDRAGVEPHSSLYGHVSTTGVVNVDLADFMDVFPQVKVKTLYNLADHLGVLKDSGALVEDVEYADYWDSPASRGDLVRFGLDNARKVAALAGLLLGFAMQLSNLTSLPLDHVMTAAPGFRIEWYLIGRAQKIGELVPKRLEQPYVPYTGGLVLSPKPGLHENIAVLDFKSMYPNIMITYNLSPDTYIAPEQPEPPEDVYVAPEVGYRFRRSPPGFYKEALSHLIMVRGEIRQRMRQLNGQTVEYRILDARQKAVKIITNAAYGYAGWVGARWYIKPVAEAASAWGRHIVLAASQMAKQAGLEVVYGDTDSLFVSYDQAKAMQLRADIEHQQKLEVEIGEVYQRIFFTEAKKRYAGLRRDGSLDIVGLEVIRGDWAEVAKTVQEHVLEIILREQSPSKAAQYVRDVVADLRKRKVPLHDLIIWKTLTKPPEQYAIKAPHVEAAKMLKQQGWRLTGGDKVGYVVLSGKGRLYSRVKPYVFAKPAEVDVEYYVTHQVLPAATRILGMFNVTEKELLKKEAKESEEIRSLMDYV
- a CDS encoding aspartate ammonia-lyase, coding for MSTRREIDPLGERYIPKDAYYGIQTLRATENFPVSGVKAPLQIIKAYVLIKKAAATANMQVGWLDKKIGGAIVAACDEVLEGKLIDQFVIDVFQAGAGTSFNMNTNEVLANRALEILGKPRGDYKSVSPNDHVNMAQSTNDTYPTALHVSVLLALQPLLSALDELSDAFFELGEKYAHVLKSGRTHLQDAVPVTVGQEFSAYGASIHHAAAELRKRQENLYAVALGATATGTGANSHPDYEELAVAELAKLSGFPLHLACNSFEALQSHRRAQTVSSGLKELALELIRIANDLRLLASGPTTGLAEIVLPPVQPGSSIMPGKVNPVMAECLDMVAYQVVGCDAAVGLAVQAGQLDLNVMTPAIAYNMLFSIQILSNYLPVFTEKCVKGITVDEKRCEMYLEKNPSLATLLAPKIGYLEAAKVAKQAQAENRTVKEVALERGLLSREELERIFSRRNLLNEP
- the sdhB gene encoding succinate dehydrogenase iron-sulfur subunit, which codes for MEITLKIRRFNPQTDSHPHYDSFQISAEPTERLLDCLNRIRQTQDSTLAFRMSCAHGVCGSDGLTVNGQAVLACQKLVRDFDYSKEILIEPLRYFEVVKDLVVDLDPFFERIKSIAPTPLHGSEPIFPAAERLQSVEERSRYDDALKCILCGCCYSACPVLTEQDEEFLGPAAVLRAQRYIYDTRTADASERLAILQRPHGIWGCKSYYMCTLVCPKNIKVTASIVRTKKKIIANKQASETKEP